From the Lathyrus oleraceus cultivar Zhongwan6 chromosome 3, CAAS_Psat_ZW6_1.0, whole genome shotgun sequence genome, the window aaaaaacaaacaatatatatatatagttaatttcttacaaacactattataagcaaaaaacaaacactattataagcaaaaataagaaacttaatatatacctgaactctaacccaggtaatgtccttcctattacgataattctttttcgatctaaattttagtattgccctaacaaaataaaaatgtatattgagatcaatctgacagacataattaaatatacaaatacacacgaatatttaggggaatttcacttacgcgtcaaccgtcttcttcatactcggatatttactccaattacccggtaacgaatcgagataatacaccattaatctcgaaagatccatagcaaccaacacccagtgaccactgtaaaataaaacaaaaatttagatgcatgaaaattttctacgtaaaagatatacatagattagaatgaaattattagaaagaaaatctaacccgttgccagaattaaacggtaaaaaatacaaactgggtgtagtattatcgccggccaccatgaatctatcgactagttcattcattatggatgttggatttttcgttataaacgttgtgttgatacgggaagcagcaataaaattgaatcggttacacaattcagttccccgcatcaatgtgtcatacatataccttaaatagaaacataataaacattagactactcattgaaatgtgtaaataaattgttcaactaagtaaataatagattgatcggagtaccatatgtatgtatgaatgacatcgatgcccaattcttcgtgttcaaaaagttgttgcatgtcctcctttgcaattaattcggaatgagcaattctgaaaacaccttcatccatatctacactacggatggcgccgtgcataatatctgactcttccaccattttctcaagatgcatcataatttgagattttgtcccggacgtcgttggaatttccttactagctttgtccaacatttgaccgggaacctaaaaatataaattaaatcatgactttttgtgatgcaacagaatcgttgtgtatataatttaatgggtatatatatttgtacctctttttgagatttaggatttgtttttgtcccggacttcgttggaatatccttaccagcttttttcaacattcgaccgggaacctaaaaattcatataaattaaatcatgactttttgtgatgcaacagaatcgttgtgtatataattcaatgggtatatatatttgtacctctttttgagatttaggatttgtttttgtcccggacttcgttggaatatccttaccagcttttttcaacattcgaccgggaacctaaaaattcatataaattaaatcatgactttttgtgatgcaacagaatcattgtgtatataattcaatgggtatatatatttgtacctctttttgagatttaggatttgtttttgtcccggacttcgttggaatatccttaccagcttttttcaacattcgaccgggaacctaaaaattcatataaattaaatcatgacttttgtgtgatgcaacagaatcgttgcgtatataattcaatgggtatatatatttgtacctctttttgagatgcaaccgactcgatgcgtcttgaaatccctttaccagctttatgtgtgggtcttgtaggagtctaacattaccatgtaataaggattgattaaatatcataattgtagctgaattgaaatgtgaatactaaatattcataatcatttagaacatatatacctcggcatctgggaaaattagatctgacggccatccaacaaaggatccgactgcatctcgcatcaacgttgtctctgaaacaacgtcaggtaatggtagaagcgcgtccgtatctaatacaaggtcaaccgaaactttcatatatcccaccgggaggggattatggtgaagtaattcacccgaagtgttgtgcacttttcccttgccaactatgcgataagttggtgacgatagatacagctggcaaggtgtaatgccctaaaccaataataaatatgttattgttaacgtgtatatgtgtcaagtaaaaaagtgctattttaatttcataataacatatataattacctcgggaaatttcggttgacaattgatactagctcggtcactagtatcttttgcctcggaaccgcgcctttcctctctataccttgcattctccttttgcagttcgagtacttgtgcccttaactccgccaaggtctccatcacctctttgttggtaggattttttgtttttggttttttataaaatgacgacggagtcacaccaaaatccttacccctcacacgaccggaatactcaggaacatttagtactcgactaagtaggctcctgcaatcctggacctcggttgaaggtaaggtttgggataaagtctcctgaaatattattagaggagattaaaaatgaattatatgtctaacaaaattttcgatataattaaagaaataatgttatatatacttacacattcgtcataaacattttgaaccgcttcaacgacagccccatccttcccaacccgagcagccttccacaatacgtgctccggaagagatgttgcgtcacttttctcctcggctagctacacattgaatcagattataagatcatcaattataacatattgtgacaatgtataagctcatagcatttgaatatactcacaattctttgttgtaaccgtgcatatcccgtacgcccttttttgtacggatacgcgggttttgatgcccttttccgatttttgtcgcttacttcctggataaaaaagtttaaggcatatcagaaccaagtaacttaacaattgtataataccataattaatagacattacatggaatttttcgtttctttgtttggcgacaaagttatcccattcttcggctgaaataatctccgcatacttcattggccgttctgcttcaacaaattttccttcctcatccttgagaaatttgttggacaaaaaggatcgaaatcctcagagtctttttccggccaattgaatacaatatttttgccggctttcatcaatgtgaaaggatctctaaaaaacatacacatggagtgtgttattataagtaatattataacaatatatggtcaacaaatagtcaacaaaaaaaacatataacaatatatggtaagtacctgtatctcggaccatattttttctttgccaaccttcaattccggacttctccaattatcacatgtaatcggaataagttgtcgaacaaggaaaccaatgtaacttgccaacattgaaccgttaggctcaattagttggtcttcagcactccaatgtacttcgaatttttcacccttgtctcttgcacgaatgattgacttcataacagtcaatcctcgtttgatttcattttcaacattgttacgtgatccactcgcgggtatcgtcttggttactagccattttatctataatatagaaatgattcaataagacccaagtaagacaatgaccatattcgtgaagctacacaaaaaacacattcatataccttccatttctctcatgttacaacaatctaaactctctctttttttcatcattattgaatacaaactcacacacacctactgcatacaaaagaccaatgcaaacttatggtgtttggaacatgaacaaacttgcatccataatcatcaaacttccaagcacaagctcaaacacactccaaatgacatcagttttcaatcagaaataaaaaaccttacataatcatacaacatacaacattcagtgatcaaaaccatacacaaaaaaataacaaaaaatgattttcaacaaggtgctcatgaacaccatatagtgctcgtttgccctaaacaacattaatcaacattaatcaacattaatcaacattaatcaacgagcactatatggtgttcatgagcaccttgttgaaaatcattttttgttattttttgtgtgtatggttttgatcactgaatgttgtatgttgtatggttatgtaaggttttttatttctaATTGAAAAttgatgtcatttggagtgtgtttgagcttgtgcttggaagtttgatgattatggatgcaagtttgttcatgttccaaacaccataagtttgcattggtcttttgtatgcagtaggtgtgtgtgagtttgtattcaataatgatgaaaaaaagagagagtttagattgttgtaacatgagagaaatggaaggtatatgaatgtgttttttgtgtagcttcacgaatatggtcattgtcttacttgggtcttattgaatcatttctatattacagataaaatggctagtaaccaagacgatacccatgacgcgagtggatcacgtaacaatgttgaaaatgaaatcaaacgaggattgactgttatgaagtcaatcattcgtgcaagagacaagggtgaaaaattcgaagtacattggagtgctgaagaccaactaattgagcctaacggttcaatgttggcaagttacattggtttccttgttcgacaatatattccgattacatgtgataattggagaagtccggaattgaaggttgacaaagaaaaaatatggtccgagatacaggtacttaccatatattgttatatgttttttttattgactatttgttgaccatatattgttataatattacttataataacacactccatgtgtatgttttttagagatcctttcacatcgatgaaagccggcaaaaatattgtattcaattgg encodes:
- the LOC127128560 gene encoding uncharacterized protein LOC127128560 → MLKKAGKDIPTKSGTKTNPKSQKEVPGQMLDKASKEIPTTSGTKSQIMMHLEKMVEESDIMHGAIRSVDMDEGVFRIAHSELIAKEDMQQLFEHEELGIDVIHTYIWYSDQSIIYLVEQFIYTFQ